GCCGGCCAGCTGGCCTGGATCTTCAGCACGGTGGGAGCCTGGGCGGTAGCCGGCGGGGGCGCCGGTCCGTCGGCGACCAGGCCGGCGATCGCCGCCAGGACCGTCAAGACTACGAAAACCGCCGGGCGGGGAATCGACAGGCGTTGCCTCATGGGAGCACCTCCACGGAGTGTCGGAGCGATCATGCGCCGAGTCGGCAGGCTCGCCGCCGACGCGGCGGAGTGTAGGCGACCGCTCGAAGCAAAGTCAAGGCGGCCGGGCGATCCGGCTCGCTGCGCTGTGGTATCCTACGCCGGCATGGCGGCGGCCCGCAGGTACTTCGACGACATCGCGGTCGGCGAGGCGTACGAGTCGCCGGGACGGACCGTCACCGAGACCGACATCGTTCTCTTCGCCGGGCTGTCGGGCGATTACAACATCCTCCACACCGATGCCGAATTCATGAAGCAATCCATCTTCGGTGAGCGCATCGCCCACGGGCTGCTGGGGCTGGCCATCCAGGCCGGGCTCTTCACCCGCGCCACCCCCGCCTACGCCACGCTGGCCTTCGTGGGATTGCGCTGGAAGTTCAAGAACCCCATCAAGATCGGCGACACGATTCGTGTCGTCGCCAGAGTCGTCGCCAAGAAGGAGACGTCCAAGCCCGACCGGGGCCTCGTCACGCTGGAGCGCAGGGTCCTGAATCAGCGGGGCGAGGTGGTGCAAGAGGGCGAGACGGACCTCATGGTCGAACGCCGGTCCTCGCCCAAGTCCTGACGGCCCGCCCGATGACGGGGCCGGCCCGCTGGTACTTCGAGGACGTGAAGGTGCACGACATCCAGGAGACTCCGGCCATGACCCTCACCGAGGCTCACGTGGCGCTCTACGCCGGCGTCGCTCAAGAACCCGTCACCGATCCGCACACGGTGCCGGCCTTCCTCCCCTTGTGCCTGACGACCGGGCTGGGCTGGCGCTTGACCCAGCCGCCCCTGGCGGTGCTCGCGTTCCTCAGCGTCGAGTGGGAAATCGTCGCGCCGCTGCAGGTGGGCGACACCATCCACAGCCGAGCGAAGACGGCCCTCAAGCGCTCGATGCGCGAGGGCGGCGTGGTGGTGGAAGACCGCGAGGTGATCAATCAGCGCGGAGAGGTCGTCCAGAAAGGGCGCTTCACGTTCCTGGTAGCCAAGCGGCCCGCGACCTGACGCGCGCCGTGCTAGACTGACCGCCGCCAACACCGCCGAGGGAGGCCCGTCGTGATGACCTTCGATCCGCGCCACAACAGCCGCACGCTCCTGGACGGCGCTGACCGCGCCGCCGCCCGCTCGTACTTCAAGGCCATCGGCTTCACCGACGAGGACCTGACCCGGCCGCTGGTGGGCGTGGCCCACTGCTGGATCGAGATCACGCCGTGCAACTGGAACCACCGGAAGCTCGCCGAGAAGGTGAAGGAAGGGATCCGGGCGGCGGGCGGGACTCCCATCGAGTTCAACACCATCTCCGTCACCGACGGCATCTCGATGGGGACCGAGGGCATGAAGGCGTCGCTCATCAGCCGCGACATCATCGCCGACTCCGTCGAGCTGGTCGTGCGCGGCCACCTCCTGGACGCGTTCGTGGGGATTTCGGGCTGCGACAAGACCATCCCCGCCATGGTGATGGCGATGGCCCGCCTGAACCTGCCCAGCGTGATGCTGTACGGAGGATCGATCCTCTACGGCGAGTACAAGGGCAAGCGGCTGACGGTGCAGGACGTGTTCGAGGCGATCGGGGCCCACAACGCGGGCCGCATCGATGCCCGCGAGCTGCGCGAGATCGAAAGCCGGGCCTGCCCGGGCGCCGGGGCCTGCGGCGGACAGTTCACCGCGAACACCATGGCCACCGCCTTCGAGATGCTCGGCGTGTCGCCCATGGGCTTCAACGACGTGCCCGCCGTGGATCCGCAGAAGGACGAGGTCGCCTTCCAGACGGGGCGGCTGGTCATGGATCTGCTCCGGCAGGGGCCGCTGCCCAGGCAGATCATCACCCGCAAGGCCCTGCACAACGCCATCGCCGGCGTCATGGCGACCGGCGGCTCCACCAACGCCGTGCTCCACCTGTTGGCCATCGCCCGCGAGGCCGGCGTCAAGCTCACGATCGACGAGTTCGATCAGGTGTCCCGCAAGACCCCGCTGCTGGCCGACATGAAGCCCTGGGGCGCCTACACGGCGCCCGAGATGCACGCGGCGGGCGGCATGGCGGTGGTGGCCAAGCGGCTGCTGGAGGCCGGCCTCCTGCACGACAAGGAGATGACTGTCACCGGCAAGACTATCGGCGACGAAGCGCGGGCGGCGCGCGAGACGCCCGGCCAGAAGGTGATCCACCCCTTGCGCGATCCACTCAAGGGCTACGGCGGCCTGGCCATCCTGCGCGGTAACCTGGCCCCGGCGGGCTGCGTGGCCAAGGTCTCGGGTCAGACACGCGAGCTGCACCGCGGTCCGGCCCGGGTCTTCGATCGCGAAGAGGATGCGTTCGCGGCAGTGAAGGCCGGAAAGATCAAGGCCAACGACGTGGTGGTCATCCGCTATGAGGGACCCCGCGGCGGGCCGGGGATGCGGGAGATGCTGCACGTCACCGGGGCCATCCAGGGGGCCGGGCTCGGGCAGACGGTGGCCTTGATGACGGACGGCCGCTTCTCCGGTGCCACTCACGGCTTCATGATCGGCCACGTCGCCCCCGAAGCCGCCGAAGGCGGGCCCATCGCCGCCCTCCGCAATGGCGACATCGTCGTGATCGACATCAAGAAGCGTCGTCTGGACGTGGAGCTGTCCGCGGCCGAGCTCAAGCGCCGGCTCAAGACGGTCAAGCCGCCCAAGCCACGGTATCGGTGGGGCGTGATGGCCAAGTACGCCCGGCTGGTCTCCAGCGCCTCGGAGGGCGCAGTCACCGGATAGTCGTCGGAGGGGGCCTCGAACGGCCCCCTCCGAGGCCTCCCCCAGGAAGGATTGCGCGGGCGAAGCCCGCGCCCGGACGCGGTAGCATAGCCGGGTGGGGCCGATGCTTGCCGCTGAAGGAATCAGCCCAATCTTTCTGGGGCTGCTGGACGTCGAGCCGGTGGCGAGGATGAACGTGCTCGACGTGGGCACGGGGCAGGGGCGGCTGGCCCTGGCGCTGGCGCCCCGGTGCCGGCGGGTGATCGGCATCGATCGCGATGCCGGCCTCATCGACGAGGCGCGGCGCCGCGCTCGTGCCGCCGGTCTGGGCAATGCTGAATTCCTCGTGGCCGACGCCGACCAGGTGGAGTTCACGGCGATCGCTGCCGATCGACTCGACCTCGTCACCGCCCATCTCTTCCTGTCCGACCCGCTGGTGGAGAAGGCCAGCCGGGCGCTGAGCGCGGGCGGCGTGCTGGCCGTGGTGGGCTTTCACACGGACCAGTGGCGCGAGACGGGGCGCCCCTCCCGCTTCGCCTACGATGAAGAACGGGTGCGCCGGCTGCTGACCGCCTGGGGCTTCGCGGTGGAGCATCTGGAGGTCGAGCGCGAGGTGCGGACGTTCGACTCGCTGGAGTCGGCGCTGGCCGCCGTCGTGGCGTTCGAGGACCGCTGGCGGGCCGACGGCCGCTGGTTCCGCTACATCGGCTACCTGGAAGACGGCGGACGCCAGTTGACCCGCGCCTGGCTCATTGTGAAGGCCCGACGGCGATGAACCTGGTTGGCGCGGTCCGGACCCGGGCCATCAAGGAGCGGGCCCTGGACCTCGGTTTTCAGCGGGCCGCGGTGGGACCGGCGACGCCACCGCCGCACGCGGACGCCTTCGAGCGCTGGCTGGACGCGGGCTACGCGGGCGGCATGACGTACCTCGAACGGACCCGGGCCGAGCGCGTCGACCCCGAACGCCTGCTTCCCGGGGCGCGTTCCGTCGTCGCGGTCGCTCTCAACTACGCCCCGGCCGGCGACGCGCCCGGGGACTGGCAGCCGGTGGCCCGCTATGCGCGGGGGCGCGACTACCACGACGTCATGCGGCCGAAGCTCAGCTCGCTCGCCGCCTTCATCGACACGGCGGGTCCTGGCGTGCGGAGCCGGGCTGCCGTCGACACCAGCGCCGTGCTCGAGCGCGATCTGGCGGCGCGCGCGGGCCTGGGCTGGATCGGCAAGAACACGAATCTGCTGTCGCCCGAGCTCGGCTCCTATTTCTTCATCGGCATCGTCCTGACCACGGCCGACCTGGAGCCGGATGGGCCGCAGCCCGACCGCTGCGGCAGTTGCGCCGCCTGCCTGGAGGCTTGTCCCACCCAGGCCTTCGTGGGGCCCTACCTCCTGGATGCGCGACGGTGCATCTCCTACCTCACCATCGAGCACCGCGGCCAGATCCCGACCGCTCTCGCCGAGCGTTTGAGCGACTGGGTCTTCGGTTGCGATGTCTGTCAGGAGGTCTGCCCCTGGAACCGCAAAGCGCCGGCCAGTTCCGAGCGGGCCTTCGCTCCCGCCGCGCCACTGGGTCCGCTGGCCGATTTGCTCGACCTCGACGAGAAGCGCTTCCGCAGCCGCTTCCGGCGCAGCGCCCTCTGGCGCGCAAAGCGCGGCGGGCTGGTGCGCAACGTGGCCCTGACGCTGGGCAGCCGGCGCGACACCGGGACGGCGTCGGCGCTGGAGCGTCTGGCCAGCGACGCCGACGCCATCGTGAGCGGCGCCGCCGCCTGGGCGCTCCGTCGCATCCGCGACGCGTGATCGCCGGGGCGCGGTATGTCCGGCCCCCTTCGCCTCCAGCACCTCGATCATTTCGGCGTCGATGTCGCCGATCTCGAGAGAGCGGAGCGGTTCTATACCGAGATCCTGGGCATGACCGTGCAGATGCGGCTGCCCGACCAGGTGCTCCTGCGCTATGCCGACGGGGCCTGCGCCCTGTTCCTCAAGCCGGACCGCCGGCCGGGCGGCCGCGAGCTGATCGAGCATCCCCTCGGCGAGTCGCATCATGCCTTTCGGGTGGCGCCGACCGACCTGGCCCGCGCCCGCGTGCTCTTCGGGGAGCGCGGGGTGCCCCATCACGCGCCCATCGACTGGGGCGACCACGACTGCCTCTATTTCCTGGATCCCGACGGCAACCTGCTGGAGCT
The DNA window shown above is from Candidatus Methylomirabilota bacterium and carries:
- a CDS encoding class I SAM-dependent methyltransferase, which codes for MLAAEGISPIFLGLLDVEPVARMNVLDVGTGQGRLALALAPRCRRVIGIDRDAGLIDEARRRARAAGLGNAEFLVADADQVEFTAIAADRLDLVTAHLFLSDPLVEKASRALSAGGVLAVVGFHTDQWRETGRPSRFAYDEERVRRLLTAWGFAVEHLEVEREVRTFDSLESALAAVVAFEDRWRADGRWFRYIGYLEDGGRQLTRAWLIVKARRR
- the queG gene encoding tRNA epoxyqueuosine(34) reductase QueG; this encodes MNLVGAVRTRAIKERALDLGFQRAAVGPATPPPHADAFERWLDAGYAGGMTYLERTRAERVDPERLLPGARSVVAVALNYAPAGDAPGDWQPVARYARGRDYHDVMRPKLSSLAAFIDTAGPGVRSRAAVDTSAVLERDLAARAGLGWIGKNTNLLSPELGSYFFIGIVLTTADLEPDGPQPDRCGSCAACLEACPTQAFVGPYLLDARRCISYLTIEHRGQIPTALAERLSDWVFGCDVCQEVCPWNRKAPASSERAFAPAAPLGPLADLLDLDEKRFRSRFRRSALWRAKRGGLVRNVALTLGSRRDTGTASALERLASDADAIVSGAAAWALRRIRDA
- a CDS encoding VOC family protein, with amino-acid sequence MSGPLRLQHLDHFGVDVADLERAERFYTEILGMTVQMRLPDQVLLRYADGACALFLKPDRRPGGRELIEHPLGESHHAFRVAPTDLARARVLFGERGVPHHAPIDWGDHDCLYFLDPDGNLLELVAYR
- the ilvD gene encoding dihydroxy-acid dehydratase; translation: MTFDPRHNSRTLLDGADRAAARSYFKAIGFTDEDLTRPLVGVAHCWIEITPCNWNHRKLAEKVKEGIRAAGGTPIEFNTISVTDGISMGTEGMKASLISRDIIADSVELVVRGHLLDAFVGISGCDKTIPAMVMAMARLNLPSVMLYGGSILYGEYKGKRLTVQDVFEAIGAHNAGRIDARELREIESRACPGAGACGGQFTANTMATAFEMLGVSPMGFNDVPAVDPQKDEVAFQTGRLVMDLLRQGPLPRQIITRKALHNAIAGVMATGGSTNAVLHLLAIAREAGVKLTIDEFDQVSRKTPLLADMKPWGAYTAPEMHAAGGMAVVAKRLLEAGLLHDKEMTVTGKTIGDEARAARETPGQKVIHPLRDPLKGYGGLAILRGNLAPAGCVAKVSGQTRELHRGPARVFDREEDAFAAVKAGKIKANDVVVIRYEGPRGGPGMREMLHVTGAIQGAGLGQTVALMTDGRFSGATHGFMIGHVAPEAAEGGPIAALRNGDIVVIDIKKRRLDVELSAAELKRRLKTVKPPKPRYRWGVMAKYARLVSSASEGAVTG
- a CDS encoding MaoC/PaaZ C-terminal domain-containing protein — encoded protein: MAAARRYFDDIAVGEAYESPGRTVTETDIVLFAGLSGDYNILHTDAEFMKQSIFGERIAHGLLGLAIQAGLFTRATPAYATLAFVGLRWKFKNPIKIGDTIRVVARVVAKKETSKPDRGLVTLERRVLNQRGEVVQEGETDLMVERRSSPKS